The following proteins are co-located in the Streptomyces sp. NBC_01198 genome:
- a CDS encoding long-chain fatty acid--CoA ligase, whose translation MLSTMQDVPLTVTRILLHGTVVHGRSRVTTWTGEGEPHRRTFREVGGRAVRLANALREGLGVSEGDRVATLMWNNAEHLEAYLAIPSMGSVLHTLNLRLPADQLVWIVNHAADRVVLVNGSLLPLLAPLLPRMEPLEHIVVVGPGDLALLDGCRPAVHDYEELLADRPDTYAWPELDERSAAAMCYTSGTTGDPKGVVYSHRSVYLHSLQVNSAESMGLTDHDTTLPVVPMFHVNSWGLPHAAFMSGVNLLMPDRFLQPAPLAEMIESERPTHAAAVPTIWQGLLAELTAKPRDVSSLKRVTIGGSACPPALMKAFDEQLGVQLCHAWGMTETSPLGTVALPPAGVTDEEEWAYRITQGRFPASVEPRLIGPDGTEMPWDNESAGELEVRGPWIAGSYYGGAGADPLRPEDKFSPDGWLRTGDVGVISPDGYLTLTDRAKDVIKSGGEWISSVELENELMAHPDVAEAAVVAVPDERWGERPLATVVLVDGATTGYAELYDFLAGRIARWQVPERWAIIPTVPKTSVGKFDKKVIRKSYADGELDVTQL comes from the coding sequence GTGCTGAGCACCATGCAGGACGTACCGCTGACCGTGACCCGCATCCTCCTGCACGGGACCGTGGTGCACGGCAGGTCCCGGGTGACGACCTGGACCGGCGAGGGCGAACCGCACCGCCGCACCTTCCGTGAGGTGGGCGGGCGGGCGGTGCGGCTGGCGAACGCGCTGCGCGAGGGGCTCGGGGTCTCCGAGGGCGACCGGGTCGCCACCCTCATGTGGAACAACGCCGAGCACCTGGAGGCGTATCTCGCCATCCCGTCGATGGGCTCGGTGCTGCACACCCTGAATCTGCGGCTGCCCGCCGACCAGCTGGTGTGGATCGTCAACCACGCCGCCGACCGGGTCGTCCTGGTCAACGGCTCGCTGCTGCCCCTGCTCGCACCGCTGCTGCCGCGCATGGAGCCGCTGGAGCACATCGTGGTCGTCGGCCCCGGCGATCTGGCCCTGCTGGACGGCTGCCGCCCGGCGGTGCACGACTACGAGGAGCTGCTGGCCGACCGCCCGGACACCTACGCCTGGCCCGAGCTGGACGAACGCAGCGCGGCCGCCATGTGCTACACCTCCGGGACCACCGGCGACCCGAAGGGCGTGGTCTACTCGCACCGCTCGGTCTACCTGCACTCGTTGCAGGTGAACTCGGCGGAGTCGATGGGGCTGACCGACCACGACACGACCCTGCCGGTCGTCCCGATGTTCCACGTCAACTCCTGGGGCCTGCCGCACGCGGCCTTCATGAGCGGGGTCAACCTGCTGATGCCGGACCGCTTCCTGCAGCCGGCGCCGCTCGCCGAGATGATCGAGAGCGAGCGGCCCACCCACGCCGCCGCCGTGCCGACGATATGGCAGGGCCTGCTGGCGGAGCTGACCGCGAAGCCGCGCGACGTCAGCTCGCTCAAGCGGGTGACGATCGGCGGTTCGGCCTGCCCGCCGGCGCTGATGAAGGCCTTCGACGAGCAGCTGGGCGTGCAGCTCTGCCACGCCTGGGGCATGACGGAGACCTCCCCGCTCGGCACGGTGGCACTGCCGCCCGCCGGCGTCACCGACGAGGAGGAGTGGGCGTACCGCATCACCCAGGGCCGTTTCCCGGCCTCGGTCGAGCCGCGGCTGATCGGGCCCGACGGCACGGAGATGCCGTGGGACAACGAGTCGGCGGGCGAGCTGGAGGTACGCGGCCCGTGGATCGCCGGGTCGTACTACGGCGGCGCGGGCGCCGACCCGCTCCGGCCCGAGGACAAGTTCAGCCCGGACGGCTGGCTGCGGACGGGCGACGTCGGCGTCATCTCACCGGACGGCTACCTCACCCTGACCGACCGGGCCAAGGACGTGATCAAGTCGGGCGGCGAGTGGATCTCGTCGGTCGAGCTGGAGAACGAGCTGATGGCGCACCCCGATGTGGCCGAGGCGGCGGTGGTGGCCGTCCCCGACGAGCGGTGGGGCGAGCGGCCGCTGGCCACCGTCGTGCTGGTGGACGGCGCGACGACCGGCTACGCCGAGCTGTACGACTTCCTCGCCGGCCGGATCGCCCGCTGGCAGGTCCCTGAGCGCTGGGCGATCATCCCGACGGTCCCGAAGACCAGCGTCGGCAAGTTCGACAAGAAGGTGATCCGCAAGTCCTACGCGGACGGCGAGCTGGACGTCACGCAGCTGTGA
- a CDS encoding dynamin family protein — MHHNANGANRANRANRANGDSGRFDGWQTRIGELRQIYLKIRRVAEESARLTGGSDGDLRLQQLTRTGSALERETFRIMVLGEFSSGKSTLINAMLGKNLLPAKANPATAFTTMLRWGETEKAELYRTADRRGGPTVVGIEEFKREVTLQFDAVGEPREPAFALAVVSQQLELLTNSVEIVDSAGVNESPERELVTLSFLEQVDAVVYVTDANRPFSTHETQHYLGHVLQLGHRDVFFVVNKFDHVPDDEQAEVISRCRSTVAQVGAAYGGFSAVNVFFVSARDALRSRLDSDAELERASGIGSFERALELFCLQDAARVKLLRLAEYLRYNAVGLRGRLHNESSILDQSAERLRAMLEQSQSTQDQLQHNVAQIREHIEEWIIDVEHRIRIALTDFLVSLSEQVPGWTSQHSPWLDALGQRLTREGRETMVRKIFDGYRSILQRRMQIFCTETIEPLIADHQEKLITRLDPLLREHEAAFEVLHSELTGTAVGTVPGYLLRMLATSVGEQAGGRGVLDGVPLRLRPGSVLVAGAGAGAAAGGGLSAATAAGLIALGFSLPPLGVTLAIGAALGPLMAAASLVLSGGKLRGRAADAFAEQMRHSAATSAKEYASSRTHDLREVWRGVSLALKARLEELIGGVRRNVQGSRQDEQSKLAARSQLYAFERELTAIEAEISEFLLPYLPDIQDLADPGAGL, encoded by the coding sequence ATGCACCACAACGCGAACGGCGCGAACCGCGCGAACCGCGCGAACCGCGCGAACGGCGACTCCGGCCGTTTCGACGGCTGGCAGACCAGGATCGGCGAACTGCGGCAGATCTACCTGAAGATCCGGCGGGTCGCCGAGGAGTCGGCCCGGCTGACCGGCGGCAGCGACGGCGACCTGCGGCTGCAGCAACTCACCCGCACCGGCAGCGCGCTGGAACGGGAGACGTTCCGGATCATGGTGCTCGGCGAGTTCAGCAGCGGCAAGAGCACCCTTATCAACGCCATGCTCGGCAAGAACCTGCTGCCCGCCAAGGCGAATCCGGCGACCGCCTTCACCACGATGCTGCGCTGGGGCGAGACGGAGAAGGCCGAGCTCTACCGCACCGCCGACCGCAGGGGCGGCCCGACGGTCGTCGGCATCGAGGAGTTCAAGCGCGAGGTGACGCTGCAGTTCGACGCGGTCGGTGAGCCGCGCGAGCCGGCGTTCGCGCTGGCCGTGGTCTCCCAGCAGCTCGAACTGCTCACCAACTCCGTCGAGATCGTCGACTCCGCGGGCGTCAACGAGAGCCCGGAGCGCGAACTGGTCACCCTGAGCTTCCTCGAACAGGTCGACGCGGTCGTCTACGTCACCGACGCCAACCGCCCGTTCAGCACCCACGAGACCCAGCACTACCTGGGCCATGTGCTGCAACTGGGCCACCGCGACGTCTTCTTCGTGGTGAACAAGTTCGACCACGTCCCTGATGACGAGCAGGCCGAGGTCATCAGCCGCTGCCGCAGCACGGTCGCCCAGGTCGGCGCCGCCTACGGCGGCTTCTCCGCCGTGAACGTCTTCTTCGTCAGCGCCCGGGACGCGCTGCGCTCCCGGCTCGACAGCGACGCCGAGCTCGAACGCGCCTCGGGGATAGGTTCGTTCGAGCGTGCCCTGGAGTTGTTCTGCCTCCAGGACGCGGCCCGCGTCAAGCTGCTGCGGCTCGCCGAATACCTCCGCTACAACGCCGTCGGGCTGCGCGGCCGGCTGCACAACGAGAGCAGCATCCTCGACCAGTCCGCGGAGCGGCTGCGCGCCATGCTCGAACAGAGCCAGAGCACCCAGGACCAGTTGCAGCACAATGTCGCGCAGATCCGGGAGCACATCGAGGAATGGATCATCGACGTCGAGCACCGGATCAGGATCGCCCTGACCGACTTCCTGGTCAGCCTGAGCGAGCAGGTGCCGGGCTGGACCTCCCAGCACAGCCCCTGGCTCGACGCGCTCGGCCAGCGGCTGACCAGGGAGGGCCGCGAGACGATGGTCAGGAAGATCTTCGACGGCTACCGCAGCATCCTGCAGCGCCGTATGCAGATCTTCTGCACCGAGACGATCGAGCCGCTGATCGCCGACCACCAGGAGAAGCTGATCACCAGGCTCGACCCGCTGCTGCGCGAGCACGAGGCCGCCTTCGAGGTGCTGCACAGCGAGCTGACCGGTACGGCCGTCGGGACCGTACCCGGCTACCTGCTGCGGATGCTCGCCACGTCGGTGGGCGAGCAGGCCGGCGGCCGCGGGGTGCTCGACGGGGTGCCGCTGCGGCTGCGGCCCGGATCCGTCCTGGTCGCCGGGGCGGGCGCGGGCGCCGCGGCCGGCGGCGGGCTGTCGGCGGCGACCGCGGCCGGGCTGATCGCGCTGGGCTTCTCGCTGCCGCCGCTGGGGGTGACGCTGGCGATCGGGGCCGCGCTCGGCCCGCTGATGGCGGCGGCTTCGCTGGTGCTCTCCGGCGGCAAGCTGCGCGGGCGGGCGGCGGACGCCTTCGCCGAGCAGATGCGGCATTCGGCGGCGACCTCGGCGAAGGAGTACGCCAGCAGCCGCACCCACGATCTGCGCGAGGTGTGGCGGGGGGTCTCGCTCGCGCTGAAGGCCCGCCTTGAGGAGCTGATCGGCGGGGTGCGGCGCAATGTGCAGGGCAGCAGGCAGGACGAGCAGAGCAAGCTCGCGGCCCGCAGCCAGCTCTACGCGTTCGAGCGCGAGCTGACCGCGATCGAGGCGGAGATCAGCGAATTCCTGCTGCCGTACCTGCCGGACATCCAGGACCTCGCGGACCCGGGGGCGGGGCTGTAG
- the pdxR gene encoding MocR-like pyridoxine biosynthesis transcription factor PdxR: MTDGRVNPAETPPPGWAEAAAGLGRDLHLELAGDRGGGRGGRWAVLAGALREAIRSGRLPAGTRLPPYRSLAADLGMARNAVADAYAELVAEGWLTARQGSGTRVAERAAPPAAPDPAPAPAPRPAFDLRQGVPLTGSFPRTSWLAASRRALTAAPNDAFGPGDPRGRIELRRALAGYLARARGVRTSPGRIVVCSGVAGALRLLATVPQVRSAPVAVEAYGLPQHRAILTGAGLRTLPLPVDGRGADPAGLAASGAASVLLTPAHQFPTGVALHPDRRAAAVGWARETGGLVFEDDYDGEFRYDRQPVGAVQGLDPERVAYLGSVSKSLSPAVRIGWMALPAHLVDAVVAAKGEREPSVSVLDQLALAEFIESGGYDRHLRGMRQRYRRRRDQLAAALAEQAPQVEVTGIAAGLHAVLRLPAGTEAAVARDAALQGLAVEALTGFRHPDAAPGGDRDGLVVGYAAPPDTAFAAALVALCRVLAGA; this comes from the coding sequence ATGACAGATGGACGGGTCAATCCCGCAGAGACCCCACCCCCCGGGTGGGCGGAGGCCGCCGCGGGTCTCGGCCGTGACCTGCACCTGGAGCTCGCCGGCGACCGTGGCGGCGGCCGCGGCGGCAGGTGGGCGGTGCTCGCCGGGGCGCTGCGGGAAGCCATCCGCAGCGGCCGGCTTCCGGCCGGCACCCGGCTGCCGCCCTACCGCTCGCTGGCCGCCGACCTGGGCATGGCCAGGAACGCGGTCGCGGACGCCTACGCCGAGCTGGTCGCCGAGGGCTGGCTCACCGCACGGCAGGGCTCGGGCACCCGGGTCGCCGAGCGCGCGGCGCCGCCCGCCGCGCCCGACCCGGCACCCGCGCCCGCGCCCCGGCCGGCCTTCGACCTGCGGCAGGGGGTGCCGCTGACCGGGTCCTTCCCCCGGACGAGCTGGCTGGCCGCGTCCCGGCGGGCGCTGACCGCCGCGCCCAACGACGCCTTCGGGCCCGGCGATCCGCGCGGCCGGATCGAGCTGCGCCGGGCGCTTGCCGGCTATCTGGCCAGGGCGCGCGGGGTGCGGACCTCGCCGGGGCGGATCGTGGTCTGCTCGGGGGTGGCGGGCGCGCTGCGGCTGCTGGCGACCGTCCCGCAGGTGCGCTCGGCGCCGGTCGCCGTGGAGGCGTACGGGCTGCCGCAGCACCGGGCCATCCTGACGGGGGCGGGCCTGCGCACCCTCCCGCTGCCGGTCGACGGGCGCGGCGCCGACCCGGCGGGGCTCGCGGCGAGCGGCGCGGCGAGCGTACTGCTCACTCCCGCGCACCAGTTCCCGACCGGTGTCGCGCTGCACCCCGACCGGCGGGCCGCGGCGGTCGGTTGGGCGCGGGAGACCGGCGGGCTGGTCTTCGAGGACGACTACGACGGCGAGTTCCGCTACGACCGGCAGCCGGTGGGGGCGGTGCAGGGGCTCGACCCGGAGCGGGTGGCGTATCTGGGCTCGGTGAGCAAGAGCCTGTCGCCGGCCGTGCGGATCGGCTGGATGGCGCTGCCCGCGCATCTGGTGGACGCCGTCGTGGCGGCCAAGGGCGAGCGGGAGCCGTCGGTGAGCGTGCTCGACCAGCTGGCGCTGGCCGAGTTCATCGAATCCGGTGGCTACGACCGGCACTTGCGCGGCATGCGGCAGCGCTACCGGCGGCGGCGCGACCAACTGGCCGCGGCACTGGCCGAGCAGGCCCCGCAGGTCGAGGTGACCGGCATCGCGGCGGGACTGCACGCTGTGCTGCGGCTCCCGGCGGGCACGGAGGCCGCGGTGGCCCGGGACGCCGCTCTCCAGGGGCTGGCCGTCGAGGCGTTGACGGGCTTCCGCCACCCGGACGCGGCCCCCGGCGGTGACCGTGACGGCCTGGTGGTCGGATACGCGGCACCGCCCGACACCGCCTTCGCGGCCGCCCTGGTCGCCTTGTGCCGGGTGCTGGCCGGGGCGTGA
- a CDS encoding carboxymuconolactone decarboxylase family protein, with protein sequence MTTTSETPVTPETPAAEVTAVTASSADTRIDLATAAPAVYKAVIGLDAASRAGLDPTLVDLVLIRASQINGCAYCLHMHTKDARKHGEREERLYVLSAWREARHFYTPKEQAVLAFTEAVTLISHGGVPDDVYAGAAAHFDDKQLGQLLGLVLTINVWNRVALAGHSLAGTDPRGGNG encoded by the coding sequence ATGACAACGACATCAGAAACCCCTGTGACGCCAGAGACCCCAGCGGCAGAAGTGACAGCAGTGACGGCATCGTCAGCAGACACCCGCATCGACCTCGCCACCGCCGCGCCCGCCGTCTACAAGGCCGTCATCGGGCTCGACGCCGCCTCCCGGGCCGGCCTCGACCCGACGCTGGTCGACCTGGTGCTGATCCGCGCCTCGCAGATCAACGGCTGCGCGTACTGCCTCCACATGCACACCAAGGACGCCCGCAAGCACGGCGAGCGCGAGGAGCGGCTGTACGTGCTGTCGGCCTGGCGCGAGGCGCGGCACTTCTACACCCCGAAGGAGCAGGCGGTGCTCGCCTTCACCGAGGCCGTCACGCTGATCTCGCACGGCGGCGTGCCCGACGACGTCTACGCCGGGGCCGCCGCGCACTTCGACGACAAGCAGCTGGGACAGCTGCTCGGGCTGGTCCTCACCATCAACGTCTGGAACCGCGTGGCGCTCGCCGGGCACAGCCTGGCCGGCACCGACCCGCGCGGCGGCAACGGCTGA
- a CDS encoding hybrid sensor histidine kinase/response regulator, with the protein MSSRPSRGAARLASILDALPDALLLVDVNGTVVNANAIALETFESPGTALVGRGLLDLLPSFDSKRIPGSMRSPREAAEDTRTKPTRMVARRTDGTDFPVEVTSANLENGRSPYAEYGDGVPHYTGDELLMLVVRDLTGTMDTEAELARQQRQTEMILRAAAEGVVGVDTAGKVVLVNPSAAQILGYRATDLGGKELHPLVHHSRPDGSPLAYEETPLADTLRSGRKHRVRGQVLWRRDGRPVPVDLTTAPVRDGDQLVGAVMTFTDRSAYDALAARSGQLSALLDTSLRGPLAELRGELTGLAADPAGQLWPEANQILHHLAAGYARITTLIDNVLAFQRLDRGEDKLRREDVGLDQVIAAAVDGATELIGPGRAQFAVHAPPIEASVDGERMAQALAHLVADVAGVDSAGNAIAYTGDSTIVVAAAQRGDVIRIDVRGPHAGGDPVHLPLARGIVERHGGVLQTHEVPGQGSAYVLEVPAGKGNGAGVPRQAVEGADQGVARTNGVARTSGDGDGPRESDTTVMPLPTEPARGTQGQEQPGARKSAGEVAAWSVPPAADEHPGGQSHAEQDGGAPTGRRRALRRPEGRPAPVEAPAAAPQPTGRRRARSEEPQEQPPAPERAELPAVPIPNALPPAGQGGGAAVPEGTGRRAARRAVEPPAAPVPPQPAPQSWPDAGRTAPPDPQAWPSAPPRAAQPPAQPAPPSSPALPAAPAGPQNHQDPGAGGTPRAALPPATNWPPAQGTRPTPAAPPPPPPLASAPQPDPLASAPQPDPSHSTYGRAISVRTLGQGVPYSHRPDGSQDPQTQTQAIEAHSPQGLPAQVAAGGSGRRRRLNPDRAAVDKEQPSRSLIQQVPSQPHGPGGESQARQHPQADPDSGQLPVNRKEAPPAPEEETALLRPVPPAPPQAPGRSYAIGAPAAGADEGPEPLDGPNGAVDVTDVADVADDRIEEPLDEPRRLLVWPEPDISTRQALTDRGYRPVIVRSREEVDAQVAEPPAALFVDPLTGPITRTALQALRQAAAAADVPVLVTAGLGQATREAAYGADPAVLLKALAPRDSEQHPPRVLLVESHEPIAQAFAATLERRGMQVAHAGSEAEAMTKAAQIHPNLVVMDLMLIRRRRQGIVDWLRGHSRLNNTPLVVYTSADIDPDELPRLASGETVLFLAERSTSTDVQSRIVDLLGKIGT; encoded by the coding sequence GTGAGCAGCAGGCCATCCAGAGGCGCTGCTCGCCTCGCCTCCATACTCGACGCGCTGCCCGACGCCCTGCTGCTGGTCGACGTCAACGGCACCGTGGTGAACGCCAACGCGATAGCGCTGGAGACGTTCGAGTCGCCCGGGACCGCCCTGGTGGGGCGGGGCCTGCTCGACCTGCTGCCGTCGTTCGACTCCAAGCGCATCCCGGGGTCCATGCGCAGCCCGCGCGAGGCGGCCGAGGACACCCGGACGAAGCCGACCCGGATGGTGGCGCGGCGCACCGACGGCACCGACTTCCCCGTCGAGGTCACCAGCGCGAACCTGGAGAACGGCCGCAGCCCGTACGCCGAGTACGGCGACGGCGTGCCGCACTACACCGGCGACGAGCTGCTGATGCTGGTGGTCCGCGACCTGACGGGGACGATGGACACCGAGGCCGAACTGGCCCGCCAGCAGCGGCAGACGGAGATGATCCTGCGGGCCGCGGCCGAGGGCGTGGTCGGGGTCGACACGGCCGGCAAGGTCGTGCTGGTCAACCCGTCGGCCGCGCAGATCCTCGGGTATCGGGCCACCGACCTGGGCGGCAAGGAGCTGCACCCGCTGGTGCACCACTCGCGCCCGGACGGCAGCCCGCTGGCGTACGAGGAGACGCCGCTGGCCGACACGCTGCGCAGCGGGCGCAAGCACCGGGTGCGCGGGCAGGTGCTGTGGCGCAGGGACGGCAGGCCGGTGCCGGTCGACCTGACGACGGCGCCGGTACGGGACGGCGATCAGCTGGTCGGCGCGGTGATGACCTTCACCGACCGTTCGGCGTACGACGCGCTGGCCGCGCGCAGCGGGCAGCTGAGCGCGCTGCTCGACACCTCGCTGCGCGGGCCGCTGGCCGAGCTGCGGGGCGAGCTGACCGGCCTCGCGGCCGACCCCGCGGGGCAGCTGTGGCCGGAGGCCAACCAGATCCTGCACCACCTGGCGGCCGGTTACGCGCGTATCACCACCCTGATCGACAACGTGCTGGCCTTCCAGCGGCTCGACCGCGGTGAGGACAAGCTGCGCCGCGAGGACGTCGGGCTCGACCAGGTCATCGCGGCGGCCGTCGACGGCGCGACCGAGCTGATCGGGCCGGGCCGGGCGCAGTTCGCGGTGCACGCGCCGCCGATCGAGGCGTCGGTGGACGGCGAGCGGATGGCGCAGGCCCTCGCCCACCTGGTCGCCGACGTCGCGGGCGTCGACTCGGCGGGCAACGCCATCGCCTACACCGGCGACTCCACGATCGTGGTGGCGGCGGCCCAGCGCGGTGACGTGATCAGGATCGACGTGCGCGGCCCGCACGCCGGCGGCGACCCGGTGCATCTGCCGCTGGCCCGCGGCATCGTGGAGCGGCACGGCGGTGTGCTGCAGACCCACGAGGTGCCCGGCCAGGGCAGCGCGTACGTGCTTGAGGTGCCCGCGGGGAAGGGCAACGGCGCGGGTGTTCCGCGGCAGGCGGTGGAGGGCGCCGACCAGGGCGTTGCGCGGACGAACGGCGTCGCCCGTACGTCCGGGGACGGCGACGGCCCCCGCGAGTCGGACACCACCGTGATGCCGCTGCCCACCGAGCCCGCCCGGGGCACGCAGGGCCAGGAACAGCCCGGAGCCCGTAAGTCGGCCGGCGAGGTCGCCGCCTGGTCGGTGCCGCCCGCCGCCGACGAGCATCCGGGCGGGCAGTCGCACGCCGAGCAGGACGGGGGCGCACCGACCGGACGCCGCCGCGCGCTGCGCAGGCCCGAGGGCCGGCCCGCCCCGGTGGAGGCGCCGGCCGCGGCACCGCAGCCGACCGGCCGCCGCCGGGCCCGCAGCGAGGAGCCGCAGGAGCAGCCGCCGGCGCCGGAACGCGCCGAGCTGCCCGCCGTACCGATCCCCAACGCCCTCCCGCCGGCCGGCCAGGGCGGGGGCGCCGCCGTCCCCGAGGGCACCGGCCGCCGCGCGGCCCGCCGCGCCGTCGAACCGCCCGCCGCACCGGTGCCGCCGCAGCCGGCGCCGCAGTCCTGGCCGGACGCCGGCCGTACGGCGCCGCCCGACCCGCAGGCCTGGCCCAGCGCCCCGCCGCGGGCGGCCCAGCCGCCCGCCCAGCCGGCCCCGCCGTCCTCGCCCGCCCTGCCCGCCGCGCCCGCCGGGCCGCAGAACCACCAGGACCCGGGTGCCGGCGGCACGCCCCGCGCCGCGCTCCCGCCGGCCACCAACTGGCCCCCGGCCCAGGGCACCCGCCCGACCCCGGCGGCGCCTCCGCCGCCACCCCCGCTCGCGTCCGCCCCGCAGCCGGACCCGCTCGCGTCGGCCCCGCAGCCGGACCCCTCGCACAGCACGTACGGCCGTGCCATAAGCGTCCGCACCCTCGGCCAGGGCGTCCCGTACTCGCACCGGCCCGACGGTTCACAGGACCCGCAGACGCAGACGCAGGCGATCGAGGCGCACAGCCCGCAGGGCCTGCCCGCGCAGGTCGCGGCGGGCGGTTCAGGACGGCGCCGCAGGCTCAACCCGGACCGGGCGGCCGTCGACAAGGAACAGCCCAGCCGGAGCCTGATCCAGCAGGTGCCGAGCCAGCCGCACGGCCCCGGCGGCGAGTCGCAGGCCCGCCAGCACCCGCAGGCGGACCCGGACAGCGGCCAGTTGCCGGTCAACCGCAAGGAGGCGCCGCCCGCCCCGGAGGAGGAGACCGCGCTGCTGCGTCCGGTCCCGCCGGCGCCCCCGCAGGCCCCCGGCAGGTCGTACGCGATAGGCGCGCCCGCGGCCGGCGCCGACGAGGGCCCCGAGCCGCTGGACGGGCCGAACGGCGCGGTCGACGTCACGGACGTCGCCGATGTGGCCGACGACCGCATCGAGGAGCCGCTGGACGAGCCGCGCCGGCTGCTGGTGTGGCCGGAGCCGGACATCTCCACCCGGCAGGCGCTGACCGACCGCGGCTATCGTCCGGTGATCGTACGGTCGCGCGAGGAGGTCGACGCGCAGGTCGCCGAGCCGCCGGCCGCGCTGTTCGTGGACCCGCTGACCGGTCCGATCACCCGGACCGCACTCCAGGCGCTGCGGCAGGCCGCCGCGGCCGCGGACGTCCCGGTGCTGGTGACGGCGGGGCTCGGCCAGGCGACCCGGGAGGCGGCGTACGGCGCCGACCCCGCGGTGCTGCTCAAGGCGCTGGCACCGCGCGACAGCGAGCAGCACCCGCCGCGGGTGCTGCTGGTCGAGAGTCACGAGCCGATCGCGCAGGCCTTCGCGGCGACGCTGGAGCGGCGCGGGATGCAGGTCGCGCACGCCGGCTCCGAGGCCGAGGCGATGACGAAGGCCGCGCAGATCCACCCGAATCTGGTGGTGATGGACCTGATGCTGATCCGCCGCCGCCGGCAGGGGATCGTCGACTGGCTGCGCGGCCACTCGCGGCTGAACAACACGCCGCTGGTCGTCTACACCTCCGCCGACATAGACCCGGACGAGCTGCCCCGGCTGGCGTCCGGCGAGACGGTGCTCTTCCTCGCCGAGCGCTCCACCAGCACGGACGTGCAGTCCAGGATCGTGGACCTGCTCGGCAAGATCGGCACCTGA
- a CDS encoding GNAT family N-acetyltransferase, with protein sequence MRFRWDWLRPVVTAPYVPTIGPVHPSVLTEDLFADILRTAGTRRFLLYDKDLRWSDTKDERVLAEDIAHRPGETLIPTLLARGAGTVKVYAYGVEPASRITAAELAQKLCVTHGADTARVVRFLGSEYATRSARGTRIQLREFSGGPRPAAEPVVSAYADLSVSGHRSFATFGDTIGEDGFRFLFERMRVGAVGPVLLAVVDGRVAGAICPMEIRHDAIGQPQLMPQYFGVLPERRGRGLGRALWRAAMRWGHDHGAAYQLLQTEVGGASDTLCQAEGLTSLGFVINAEA encoded by the coding sequence ATGCGATTCCGCTGGGACTGGCTACGTCCGGTGGTAACGGCTCCCTACGTCCCCACCATCGGGCCCGTGCATCCCTCCGTACTCACGGAGGACCTGTTCGCCGACATCCTCCGGACCGCTGGGACCAGGCGCTTCCTGCTCTACGACAAAGACCTCCGCTGGTCCGACACGAAGGACGAACGCGTACTGGCCGAGGACATCGCGCACCGACCGGGCGAGACCCTGATCCCCACCCTCCTGGCAAGGGGCGCGGGAACGGTCAAGGTCTACGCCTACGGTGTCGAGCCCGCCAGCCGCATCACCGCCGCCGAACTCGCACAGAAGCTCTGCGTCACGCACGGCGCCGACACGGCACGCGTCGTCCGCTTCCTGGGCTCCGAGTACGCGACCCGATCCGCCCGGGGCACGCGCATCCAGCTCCGCGAGTTCTCCGGCGGGCCGCGCCCGGCGGCCGAGCCGGTTGTCTCGGCCTACGCCGACCTTTCGGTCTCAGGCCACAGGAGCTTTGCCACCTTCGGGGACACGATCGGAGAAGACGGATTCCGCTTCCTCTTCGAACGCATGCGAGTAGGCGCGGTCGGTCCTGTACTCCTCGCGGTAGTGGACGGCCGCGTGGCCGGGGCCATCTGCCCCATGGAGATCAGGCATGACGCCATCGGCCAACCACAGCTCATGCCGCAATACTTCGGCGTTCTTCCGGAGCGGCGGGGACGCGGCCTCGGGCGCGCACTGTGGCGGGCAGCGATGCGGTGGGGACACGACCATGGTGCGGCCTACCAACTCCTGCAGACCGAGGTCGGCGGAGCCTCGGACACGCTCTGCCAGGCCGAGGGGCTGACGTCGCTCGGATTCGTCATCAACGCCGAGGCTTAG